From the Jilunia laotingensis genome, the window ATTTATGGAGATATAGTGGTGATCTGACAGTAAATGACTCGGATTATAATAAGGGACCTATTGGGAAATCTATGGTTGTAGATGGACAAGTAGGCTTTGCCGGACCAGAGGATACCACTCACATGTACCGCATAGAAATAGGAGGAGAAGGTGCGTTTTTTTATCCGGAACGTGGAGATTTGACTGTGACCTATACAGCACCTGGAGATTCTGTTGTAGCCCATCAAAGCAGTAATCCCAATTCACTGAATATGCAGCTTTGGAATTTATATCATAAGGGGGATCCTTCAGTGGAACAGGTCAGAAACGTGTTGTTTGCTAATATCCGGAATGCAATTGGTTGTTACTTGCTGGACGATCGTGCAGTTGTTTATCCGGATGAACTGGAATTGCTATATAATCGGAGTAATGAAGAAATGCGGCACAATACTTCGGTGTTGAAAGTTCTCGGTAGGCAATTGGACGCCACTCATTTGTTAAATGAGGGTGATCTGTTTATTGATTTTAAGCAAAAGAATTTAGAAGGAAGTTTTGTTTGTTTTGCTGATATTGCCGGAAAAGGTGATCCGGTAGCTTTGCTTTTCTGGATGAAAGACCGGGAATTAATGCCTCTCAGAAATGAGATAGAATGTCTGAAAACTAAATACCCTGCCATACGATTGGTGATAGTGACCACATGCTTTCAGACTCCTCCAGGTGAAGCGTTTTTGCGGACATTGAAAGAGGAACCGCATGTGACAGTGCTGGATGATAATTATCGGTTTGAGGAATCGGTGCGATGGTTATACCGCATACATAATACTAATTTTAATTACGAATATCTATTCGATGGCGAAGGTAGGCTGATTGGAAGAAAACCTGTTGTATAGACCTTGCAGGCAATGATTACTACTATTTGGGAGTGAAATTCTTTTCCGTTATTTTTTGTAATTAACGAAATAAGTAGTTACTTTGCACAAATTTTAAGAACAGCAATGAATCAACGGGAAATCAGAAGTAAGCATTACCTCCATTCGGATGTCTTCCATCCGGAGTCAACATGCTTCCTTTCTATTTTTCCAGAAACGATATTTAGTTCTTTGGTAATGCGTTAGTCCTTTTTTAAGGGTAACGCATTTTTTTTGTGCGGCAACTTTAGAAACAACAATTTATAATAACGATAAAAGAAATGGAAAAGGAAATGAAGAAAGTCCTTGTCTTGGGTTCAGGAGCGCTCAAGATCGGACAAGCCGGAGAATTTGACTACTCTGGTTCGCAAGCACTGAAAGCTTTGAAAGAAGAAGGTATCAGTTCAGTATTGGTCAATCCTAATATAGCAACTATCCAGACTTCTGAGGGAATTGCTGATAAGGTATATTTCCTTCCCGTAACTACTTATTTTGTAGAGGAGATCATTAAGAAAGAACGTCCCGACGGCATATTGCTGGCATTTGGAGGACAAACTGCATTGAACTGCGGTGCCGAACTTTATACAAAGGGTATTCTTGACAAATATGGTGTGAAAGTTTTAGGAACTTCGGTCGATGCAATTATGTATACCGAGGACCGTGACCTATTTGTGAAAAAGCTCGATGAAATAAATATGAAGACTCCTGTCAGCCAAGCTGTGGAAAACATGGAAGATGCTTTGGCAGCAGCACGCCGGATCGGTTACCCGGTTATGGTACGTTCGGCTTATGCATTGGGTGGTCTTGGTAGCGGCATTTGTGCTGATGAAGAAGAATTCCTGAAATTGGCTGAAAGTTCTTTTGCCTTCTCTAAGCAGATTTTGGTAGAAGAATCCTTGAAAGGCTGGAAAGAGATCGAGTTTGAAGTGATTCGTGACGCTAATGATCATTGTTTCACTGTTGCAAGCATGGAGAATTTCGATCCGCTGGGCATTCATACGGGTGAGTCTATCGTAGTAGCTCCTACTTGTTCGCTCGATGATAAAGAGTTGGCTTTATTGAAAGAACTTTCCACCAAATGTATCCGCCATCTGGGAATTGTCGGTGAATGTAACATTCAATATGCTTTCAATTCAGAAACCGATGATTATCGGGTAATTGAAGTAAATGCACGTCTGAGCCGTTCATCCGCCCTTGCTTCCAAGGCAACCGGATATCCTTTGGCATTTGTCGCTGCAAAAGTTGCCTTGGGATATACTCTTGATCAGATTGGTGAAATGGGGACTCCGAATTCTGCATATGTGGCACCGGAACTCGATTATTATATTTGCAAAATACCTCGTTGGGACTTGACAAAGTTTGCCGGTGTTTCTCGTGAAATCGGTTCGAGCATGAAGTCGGTAGGTGAGATTATGTCGATCGGACGATCTTTTGAAGAAATCATCCAGAAAGGCCTTCGCATGATCGGTCAGGGTATGCATGGTTTTGTGGGGAATGACGGGGTGCATTTTGATGACCTTGACAAGGAGTTGTCCCATCCGACGGATTTGCGCGTTTTTGCATTGGCTCAGGCATTGGAAGAGGGTTATACCATCGAACGTATCCATGAATTGACAAAGATCGATCCCTGGTTCTTGGGCAAATTGAAAAACATTGTCGATTACAAGGCAAAACTGTCTACTTATGATAAGGTAGAAGATGTTCCTGCAGATGTGATGCGTGAAGCGAAAATTCTTGGATTCTCAGACTTCCAGATAGCTCGTTTCATATTGAATCCGACCGGCAATATGGAGAAAGAGAACCTTATGGTTCGCGCTCATCGTAAAGCTTTAGGCATTCTTCCGGCCGTGAAACGTATCAATACTGTTGCTTCGGAACATCCGGAATTGACAAACTATCTTTACATGACTTATGCCGTTGAAGGATATGACGTCAATTATTACAAGAATGAGAAATCAGTCGTTGTTCTCGGTTCCGGTGCATACCGCATCGGTAGTTCGGTGGAATTTGACTGGTGTTCGGTAAATGCAGTTCAGACAGCGCGTAAACTCGGTTACAAGTCAATAATGATCAATTATAACCCCGAAACGGTATCTACCGATTACGATATGTGCGACCGTCTCTATTTTGATGAACTTTCATTTGAGCGCGTACTCGATGTGATCGATCTTGAGCAGCCGCGTGGCGTTATCGTCTCCGTGGGTGGTCAGATTCCGAATAACTTGGCAATGAAGCTTTATCGGCAGTCTGTTCCGGTTTTAGGTACTTCTCCGGTTTCTATCGACCGTGCCGAGAATCGCAATAAATTCTCAGCGATGCTCGATCAGTTGGGTATCGACCAACCGGCATGGCAGGAACTTACCAGTTTGGATGATGTAAAAGGCTTTGTGGCTAAAGTAGGTTATCCGGTGTTGGTTCGTCCGTCTTATGTGCTTTCGGGGGCTGCCATGAATGTCTGCTATGATGATGAGGAGCTGGAAAACTTCTTGAAGATGGCAGCCGAGGTCTCTAAGGAGTATCCGGTAGTTATCTCCCAGTTCCTTGAAAATACAAAAGAAATAGAATTCGATGCCGTAGCCCAGAATGGTGAAGTGGTAGAATATGCTATTTCCGAACATGTAGAGTTTGCCGGTGTCCATTCCGGTGATGCAACTCTTGTGTTCCCTGCTCAAAAGATTTATTTTGCTACGGCACGCCGTATCAAGAAGATCAGCCGCCAGATTGCAAAAGAGCTCAATATCTCCGGTCCGTTCAACATTCAATTCCTTGCCCGTAACAATGAAGTGAAGGTTATCGAATGTAATTTGCGTGCATCACGTAGCTTCCCGTTTGTTTCCAAGGTGTTGAAACGCAATTTCATTGAGACGGCTACTCGTATTATGCTCGATGCCCCTTATAGCCGTCCGGATAAGTCGGCCTTCGACATCGATTGGATCGGAGTGAAAGCTTCACAGTTCTCCTTCTCGCGTTTGCATAAAGCCGATCCGGTTTTGGGTGTAGACATGTCGTCTACGGGAGAAGTAGGCTGTATCGGTGATGATTTCTCAGAAGCTCTGATGAGTGCCATGATTGCTACCGGTTTCAAGATTCCTGCAAAAGATAAAGGCGTTATGTTCTCTTCCGGTGCAATGAAGTCGAAGGTGGATTTGCTGGATGCAAGCCGTGCATTGTTTGCTTGTGGGTATAAAATATATGCTACGGCAGGGACTGCTGCTTTCCTGAATGCTCATGGAGTGGATACAGTTCCTGTGTATTGGCCTGACGAAAAGCCGGGTGCTGATAATAATGTGATGAAAATGATTGCCGACCACAAGTTTGACCTGATCGTCAATATTCCTAAGAATCATAGTAAGCGTGAGTTGACCAATGGTTATCGTATTCGCCGCGGGGCGATCGACCATAACATTCCTTTGATCACGAATGCACGTTTGGCCGGTGCGTTTATTGAAGCTTTCTGTGAATTGAAGCTGGAAGATATTCAGATAAAGAGTTGGCAGGAATATAAATAAGGCTGTAGTAACAACCTGAAACGGTTGACAGGAATTAGATAAATAATCGGGTAGCAAATGGGGAGAAACATTTATTCTCTTTATGCTACCCGATTTTTCCTTTGCTTTGAAGGAGACCTTTAAGGTAATAGGCTTCCCGCTTTAATAAAATATACATCGGTTCTGTTTGTAAAAGCCATGATAGAGCCATCTTCAGATGAATAATTAGTCCACTGTGTGTTTTCATTAAGTTGTTCCCAGTGTACTTCTTTACCGCTATTACGTTCTATGACGATTAGTGTTCCGTTTTGAATAAGAGCGTAATGATTCCAAGGTATAGTAGTCTCTAAAGGTAATGGGTCAATATGTATAGAATAGTCATTGTAATAGTTATTATATTTTATTTTTTCCCCTGTGATTGTGTTTATGGAGTATATTTTATCTGATGATTGTCCAGCTACTATTATATAAGGTTCCCTTTTATGTGGTTGACAAAAATTCCGGTAGTTAGCATAATTGGGATTATCATTAAAGCAAATCCAATGTTTTTTTGTGTCTACATCCAAACAAAATACTTCCTTTATTGTATTTGAGTCGAATAGTATGAACTGGCGTCTATTATTTCCTGACTTAATAGTTGTGAACTTTGTTTGGTTGGACTGATACAAATCGTTATCGACTGGATAGAGTTCCATTTGGTGGTTTTGTGCGGAATTTATGGTGAACAATTTACTGTTACCTTGAAGTAGTCCAAAGCCATTGTAACAAAAATCCATGGAATGAATATCATCATAGTTCATCTCTATCGGTTTAGATAAGGTAGCTCTTAATATTCCTGTTTCTGCATCAATTATACATATATTTTCATCATAGATGTAAATACAGTTATTGTAAGGATTATAACATAACTTTGAATCTTTATCTTCAAGTGGTATTTTTTGAACAGTACTGTAATTCTTGGTTTCTAATTGAATGAGTTGTGGTTCCCAATTTTCTTGTGCCAAAAGCCAGCAATATTGGTTGTCTTTTGTAAATATCATATCTTTAGTTTGAGTTTGATATTTGTATGGAGGGATAACGGTGAAATTTCCATTATAAGTTTGGCCATCTTGACTTTGGACACTGTAATAATATGAAATAGTTTTTAGGAGATAGGGCTGTATGTCGGGGAATCGAATAATTGTACTATCCTCTTCATAAATGACAGAGCTAACTTTTACGTTTTCTAAATCGAGCAACTTGACGGGACGATTGAATTTGATAAATGGCATTTCCTGTGGAAATGTATATGTTTCATTTCTGCCACTATAATCAATAATATTAAGTATAGGACCTGCATCTTGAATAACAGTAAGTGTATCTTGTATATCTTCTTTTATTGCTTTTAAGATAACATGTGCAATTCTTTTCTCTGTCGTCGGATTTTCCTCAAACCAGACGTACAATGTATTTTCCCATATTCTAGTTTGTAGCCATTTCTCCTTACAGATTAATTCTGTTTGTAGATTTCCGGCATCAAAGTAAACTTGACTGCTCCCTTCAAAGACATTGACTTCCAAAATAGATGGAGTGATTGTTATAGGTTTCTTTTGTTTTTGGTCGGCTATAAGAGTTATTGTCCCCATTTTTTTTATGGTTCCAGGTATAATGTTTAAGATAATATCTTCCGAGTAATATCCTTCTTTATTGATTGATAAGATGTCATACTTAATATCTTTGAGGTAAAAAATACCTTCTGAATCAGTTTGAGTAGCTTGTTTGCCAACTGTTACAGTTGCTTCTTGGATAGGTGTACCATTTTCTTCAGTTACTTTTCCGGTTATGTCAGAACTGTACAATGTACTTTCTCTTTGGCAGCTTATTATAAGTATTGATATAATAAGTATATATAGTCCTTTGTGTATACTTCTCATGTGATAATTGTTTTAAAATATATATCCTACATTAATTCCCCAAGTGGTTATTTTATCAGTGATATGTTTCCGTTGTTCGTATATTGCTTTTAGGGTGAATGCTCCTTTCTCAATTGGTATCTGGATTCCTGCATTTACATAATAACCTATATAATTATGATATATGGCATTGCTATTGTCTTTTTTGTCTTGCTGTATACCATCTGGAAATAAGAAATAAGAGTATGAATGATAAGCATTTATTCCCCATAGAAATGTATTACATAAACCTCCTTCAATATGTGGACAAACAGAAATTTGGTTGAGTTTTATCACTAAGCCTGTTCGGATATCTGTTGTAAAGGCATTGATATGGAACTTATTATATATATTCATTTTAGAGAAATTGTCTTTTTCTCCTTTCACTCCACTAAGTTCACCTTCTAAATTCAAACCTATCATCTGAGTTAGACGCGGTATGGATAAGTCTATTCCGGCAGTAAGTGAAGGAGCCATTGACTTCATGTTATCTATATTCCAAAGTATGTTTGCATCTTTAAGGTAAAGTTTATGGAATTGCCAACCTATTCCAATATTATATTTTACTTTTACGAAATGTTTGTCGGGCTTTGTTTCAAACTCAATGCAATCTTCTCCCGTTTGACAAGTTTCATAATGA encodes:
- a CDS encoding carboxypeptidase-like regulatory domain-containing protein yields the protein MRSIHKGLYILIISILIISCQRESTLYSSDITGKVTEENGTPIQEATVTVGKQATQTDSEGIFYLKDIKYDILSINKEGYYSEDIILNIIPGTIKKMGTITLIADQKQKKPITITPSILEVNVFEGSSQVYFDAGNLQTELICKEKWLQTRIWENTLYVWFEENPTTEKRIAHVILKAIKEDIQDTLTVIQDAGPILNIIDYSGRNETYTFPQEMPFIKFNRPVKLLDLENVKVSSVIYEEDSTIIRFPDIQPYLLKTISYYYSVQSQDGQTYNGNFTVIPPYKYQTQTKDMIFTKDNQYCWLLAQENWEPQLIQLETKNYSTVQKIPLEDKDSKLCYNPYNNCIYIYDENICIIDAETGILRATLSKPIEMNYDDIHSMDFCYNGFGLLQGNSKLFTINSAQNHQMELYPVDNDLYQSNQTKFTTIKSGNNRRQFILFDSNTIKEVFCLDVDTKKHWICFNDNPNYANYRNFCQPHKREPYIIVAGQSSDKIYSINTITGEKIKYNNYYNDYSIHIDPLPLETTIPWNHYALIQNGTLIVIERNSGKEVHWEQLNENTQWTNYSSEDGSIMAFTNRTDVYFIKAGSLLP
- the carB gene encoding carbamoyl-phosphate synthase (glutamine-hydrolyzing) large subunit; this encodes MEKEMKKVLVLGSGALKIGQAGEFDYSGSQALKALKEEGISSVLVNPNIATIQTSEGIADKVYFLPVTTYFVEEIIKKERPDGILLAFGGQTALNCGAELYTKGILDKYGVKVLGTSVDAIMYTEDRDLFVKKLDEINMKTPVSQAVENMEDALAAARRIGYPVMVRSAYALGGLGSGICADEEEFLKLAESSFAFSKQILVEESLKGWKEIEFEVIRDANDHCFTVASMENFDPLGIHTGESIVVAPTCSLDDKELALLKELSTKCIRHLGIVGECNIQYAFNSETDDYRVIEVNARLSRSSALASKATGYPLAFVAAKVALGYTLDQIGEMGTPNSAYVAPELDYYICKIPRWDLTKFAGVSREIGSSMKSVGEIMSIGRSFEEIIQKGLRMIGQGMHGFVGNDGVHFDDLDKELSHPTDLRVFALAQALEEGYTIERIHELTKIDPWFLGKLKNIVDYKAKLSTYDKVEDVPADVMREAKILGFSDFQIARFILNPTGNMEKENLMVRAHRKALGILPAVKRINTVASEHPELTNYLYMTYAVEGYDVNYYKNEKSVVVLGSGAYRIGSSVEFDWCSVNAVQTARKLGYKSIMINYNPETVSTDYDMCDRLYFDELSFERVLDVIDLEQPRGVIVSVGGQIPNNLAMKLYRQSVPVLGTSPVSIDRAENRNKFSAMLDQLGIDQPAWQELTSLDDVKGFVAKVGYPVLVRPSYVLSGAAMNVCYDDEELENFLKMAAEVSKEYPVVISQFLENTKEIEFDAVAQNGEVVEYAISEHVEFAGVHSGDATLVFPAQKIYFATARRIKKISRQIAKELNISGPFNIQFLARNNEVKVIECNLRASRSFPFVSKVLKRNFIETATRIMLDAPYSRPDKSAFDIDWIGVKASQFSFSRLHKADPVLGVDMSSTGEVGCIGDDFSEALMSAMIATGFKIPAKDKGVMFSSGAMKSKVDLLDASRALFACGYKIYATAGTAAFLNAHGVDTVPVYWPDEKPGADNNVMKMIADHKFDLIVNIPKNHSKRELTNGYRIRRGAIDHNIPLITNARLAGAFIEAFCELKLEDIQIKSWQEYK